The sequence TATTGTTACCTCTTTTTGCCATGACTGACTTCAGCCAAGCAGCGcagtctttcttgtaatgcccTTTCTGTTTGCAGTGGAGACACGTGTCTTTGTCCACTGAGAAAGGCTGTTGCTGATGCTGATAGGGGGCTTTTCCATTCTTTGAAGGAGaacttttgttgttttgattgtagttctttttcttgtAATCCTTCACATAGTTGATTGAACCACCATGTGCGGCTTTGAGTctgtcctcttcttggacacacattgctattgtcttttcaatgtcccatgttccaggtgacatattATAGTTTACAACAAAAGTTGCAAACTCCTGTGGCAGTGAAGCCATGACCAGGTGGACCAGGAGCGCTAGTTTGATCTCCAGATCCGCATCCATGGGCTTAAGCTTTGCTGCCATATTACTCATcctgaggatgtgctctcttattccACGACTACCACCCATGTAGCGTTCTGTCACCAGTTGCTCTAGCACCTGGGTGGCATAGATCTTTGAAGAGCCAGTGAATTGGCTCTTTATCTTTGTAAGCAACTCCCCTGCGGAAGTGCACTCTGCAACGGAGCCCACAATGGCGCTCTCAATTGTATTCTTTATAaatgccatgcactttttgtttgcattgacccacttttggTTATCTATGAGGTAGGACTGCTCCTATAGTCCCCCTTCTTTTTAGCCCATGCAGCATCATCATCAGTGGCCTCCCTTACTGGCTCTGTGGGTCTGATTGTCTGTGGTTTCTCCACAACCCAGTCAAGATCAGCACAAACAAATGCCAGTTcaactttcttcctccactcagtgtggttgtcacctttgagtgccggaacttcttttaggcaactcatcaagtgaaagCCTCCTGAAATCACAATTTAAGTGACATCAATAAAACAATCATATGCAATACtctaacgttggtcaaattaaaacatacaattgtctatgcaattaaatctatattaccgttgggcaaaatattagaaataaatgcacctCTAAATTTCAAtgataaaacatgatcatgttattaacaatGTTGGTCATAaaaaaataacataatcatatcatttcaataattactttaacatgctcttaaaaaaCATAATTCTAtcgaaacttttattttctttgtaaaagagaACTATCAATTATATacgcagcggaaaaacatgaataaaaaattcatgaacttttcttttctgaaaaaaaaatctaTTCTTCtctgaagaaaaaaaaattggctgCAACACAGCCTAGCGCGCGGCTAAGCTGCGGCCTCGGCCCAGCGCGCCCGCGGCGGCTCGCGGCCTCGCCCAGCACGCCCGCGGCAGTTGGTGGCCTGAGCCCAGTGCGCGAGAAGGCCCGTCGCGGAGGAAGCGGCCCATGGCCTGCTCCCCGCGCCACGCCCAGCGCGAGCCGGCCTGCCTCGGCCTCGCCCGCGATTACTTTCAGCCCAAAAGGCTAGTGGGAGGCTAGGGTTTTCATCTAGACCGTTCAACACGATCGTACGGCTGTCCGCTGGTTTCGCTGGAACAAAACAGGGAGTCCAACCCCAGTCCAACCCTAGCGCCCCCACACTCGTCTCAATCCCCTTGTTCACCCGAAAATCGGCGGAGGCAGAAGCTGCTCCCCGGCCGCCCGGTCCAGCCGCCGACGACGGCAGCGGTTCCACCGCGCCACGCCCGCGCCTCCTTTCCCTTCCCCGCTGTTCTCCCCTTTCCCCCGCCTTTCCTTTGACGGAGAGAGAGCGAGACGCCTGCAGCGCCGTCCTCTGTTCCCCTTGCGTCGTCTCTCTCTGTGCTGCAGCCGGGTCGGGGCTccgccggccgccggcgacggcgtAAGGCCACCGTGCCGCGCGAGCCGCGCGCGAGCATCTCCCTTTCCCCGCTCCATCTCCACCTACTCTGACAGTGAGGACGAGGCTACTTTGCCCCTTGTGCTCCCATTCGTTTTCGACGAGGGCAGAACTCTACGGCGGTGTCGTGATCATCCCCCTCGCCGGCTGCGCGTCCACCTTGCggtgagcgcgccgccgtcgaGCGGTTTGTTCGCGATGCCCTTTGCCCCGTGTGGGGTAGTTCTTCGTCCGacgcctcggcttgccgatgcgcgtccggatcgagaggaacggcgcggcgTTGCGGCGGCGCTCTTTGCCGGCGAGGCCCGAGGCCCTAGTCCGGTGAACTTTTGGGGATCCtttttttttgtttgcttttctCTGTGCCCTTCTAGGGTTCTTTGGGGTTTAGGGGTCAACCTTTTGCGTTGAATTCTTTCTACTGAAAAGGTCTAACCCGATCTGGCTACCTGATACCATTGATAGATTGCTTTGGATCGGATAGGTTAGATCTTTCGGTACACCTACCTTCTCCTGGTGCGGATGAACTCGATCCAGCGCCGGCCATGGTGGTGTGGAGACGGCGGCGATGTGGACTgagatggtggcggcggagcttcCCGTCGGCCTAGCgcaaaaccctagatcggattggtGTGTCGGTGGTGTTGTGGTGCAcggtcaacctcttaatccatgcCCCGGCACCCCACCTCTTTATATTGCGCTGgcgacaggggcccaccaaccatggtttggttgggtccccccgatcagggcgcgagtcatgggcccgttcgacccgttgggttcgaacgggaTAGATAACATATACAAGTTGTGAGCATTAAGAAATATCCCCCAATTTTGCGTTCAAATTAATAAATATCCGGTAGACCAATAGGTCGTCAGCTTTGTAGTCCTATTGCCCCGATTCTTCAAGAGTTCATGTGTGCTATTATGATAACATATTATAGATTTGTAAATGATTATTACAATCATATTTAAATAGGAAACCCTTTTACATATATGGGTACATGTAGCTAGAGGGAAATCAAAGCAGGTTCTGACATGTTTGTCTAATGAAGTCTAACACACGCAGAGTTCAGGCTAAGAGAACGACGAGTAGGTCAGACATGAAAATGATGGTGAAGGACTTTTACAGATCATCTGTCCGTTGATTTTCCATAAGACTCAAACCAACTTCACAATACATAATTCAGTTCATGCCAAATTGCAAATCTAACTTTTGCATGTTTCGTGTCTCCACGTATTTACATAATATCCTATATAACTTCCATTTTCATGTCTTCGTATACTTGCAAAAATTCCTACCATTTGATAGCAATAatggacgggcgcagcaacgcgcacCGGTATGATCTAGTATAATATATAGTACCACGATAGTGATGATGCCGGAATGCAATTTCTTTTGTCTTGGAAGTGGGGATTTCAGATTTGGCAGCACTCACTCACATTATTCTTTGTCATGTTGCATACTTGTAAAATGTGCTCCTAAAAGTAGGTAGAATCATGTTTCATACTTGTAAAATTGCACCGCGCAAAATCAGCAACCATTTACTTGTACTATAATCTACCAATATTGAACTGCCATGCTATTCCAAAACCAGCTACCATTATTCAAGTACGCTCTTGCACTACAAGTGTAGCTGCCGTTACAAAAAAAGTTAAGAATAGTTGATTTAGCTACTATTCTATGAGAAAAAGAAAGTTCATCTGCAGTCCTCCACCAGTGTAGATTACATAATATAGTACCATGATAGCGATGATGCCGGAATGCagatttttgtttgttttttgctGTGGAGATTTCAGAATTGGCAGCACTCACTCACTCAGATTATTCTTTTTCATGGTTAGGTTTGGGGCCGGCCACGGCCTTGTCGAAAGGGGGAGGAGGTAGGAAGAGTAAGAAGAGGAAAGGGACAAGATACCAGAACAAAATGGCTGAAAAGCACCATGATTGGGTCGCAAGGAAGGAAGCCCAAGACATGTGGCAGGAGTGGAGGGGAAGAAGGGTACAGTGCACTGAACTTCACCTCGTGCCAAAAAGCAGGGCCTGATTGATGGTTACTTCCTCTCTAACCTAGACCCCTTTTTGTTTCCTCTCCTCTGCATACATAACATCCCTACCTTGCAGCCTCTGCTCTGCTCCCTCATTTCACCCCCACCCCATGAGGCCATAACCCTCGGGCTCTATCGTCAAGGCTTCCTCATGGGGTGGCTCCGCTCCCTCTTCTCCCCTCTGAGGAAGATCATGGTCCGCGCGCATTCGGCGCGCAAATACCGTAAGATCGACCGGCCTCTCAACTTCTTCGCTTTGTTGTGGAAGTCTTGGTTTCTTCTTTTGTGGCATTGTGGACGGTTGGGGGGAATGGGGCTCTGTTTCTCTTCCTTGTGCCATTGCTGTTTGCTAGGCACCGACATTGTTGTGCTTCTTGGCAGGGAGGGGGATGAGGATCCTGTACAAGGACGTCAAGTCCTGCGAGGACGAAGATGTGCACGTCCTGTGGTCCATCCTGGTCGACT comes from Triticum aestivum cultivar Chinese Spring chromosome 5B, IWGSC CS RefSeq v2.1, whole genome shotgun sequence and encodes:
- the LOC123113838 gene encoding uncharacterized protein isoform X2 yields the protein MPLLCSLISPPPHEAITLGLYRQGFLMGWLRSLFSPLRKIMVRAHSARKYRRGMRILYKDVKSCEDEDVHVLWSILVDSHRHPAMVKLKL
- the LOC123113838 gene encoding uncharacterized protein isoform X1 yields the protein MAEKHHDWVARKEAQDMWQEWRGRRPLLCSLISPPPHEAITLGLYRQGFLMGWLRSLFSPLRKIMVRAHSARKYRRGMRILYKDVKSCEDEDVHVLWSILVDSHRHPAMVKLKL